From Deltaproteobacteria bacterium, a single genomic window includes:
- the pncA gene encoding bifunctional nicotinamidase/pyrazinamidase has translation MERDAALILVDVQNDFCPGGALAVAEGDQIVAVLNRYIEKFAAAGLPIVATRDWHPEKTRHFKSGGGIWPSHCVQGSEGGKFHPQLALDDRVIVMSKGESPDADSYSGFDAVTSDGVRLGEWLRARGIRRLYVGGLATDYCVKHTVLDGLKEGFKVVLLEDAIRGVNLQPSDSELAIAEMVRAGAQRGAESSVIS, from the coding sequence ATGGAACGTGACGCTGCGCTGATTCTCGTCGACGTGCAGAACGACTTCTGTCCCGGCGGCGCGCTGGCCGTCGCAGAGGGCGACCAGATCGTGGCGGTGTTGAACCGCTACATCGAGAAGTTTGCTGCCGCCGGTTTGCCGATCGTCGCCACGCGCGATTGGCATCCGGAAAAAACTCGCCACTTCAAATCAGGCGGCGGTATTTGGCCGTCGCATTGTGTGCAAGGCAGCGAAGGCGGCAAGTTCCATCCGCAGTTGGCGCTTGACGATCGCGTGATCGTCATGTCCAAGGGCGAAAGCCCCGACGCCGATAGCTACTCAGGATTCGATGCGGTGACCAGCGACGGCGTGCGTCTAGGCGAATGGCTGCGCGCGCGTGGTATTCGCCGCCTCTACGTCGGCGGTCTGGCCACCGATTACTGTGTCAAGCACACGGTGCTCGACGGCTTGAAAGAAGGATTCAAGGTTGTGCTTTTGGAAGACGCGATTCGTGGCGTAAATCTGCAGCCGAGCGATTCTGAGCTTGCGATCGCAGAGATGGTACGCGCCGGTGCACAACGAGGTGCGGAAAGTTCGGTAATCTCATGA
- a CDS encoding 3'(2'),5'-bisphosphate nucleotidase CysQ has product MSEGYNYRQELAVAETAARAAGTLIMGLFKGKYDVQEKSKNNPVTTADLEANRVIRETIHRNYPGDGWLSEEDADNTQRLSASRVWVIDPIDGTKEFIEGVPQFAVSIGFVVDGRAKVAVVYNPAKQRFYKASAGQGAYLNSQPIQVTTRSDVNGAKLLVSRSEPQKKFQVFVDRCEIKPVGSIAYRLAKVAGGAGDATLTFRNIHEWDICAGVLMVEEAGGKVVDGDGNPMLFNRETPKHRGVVATSKNLLSGLQGLWAQAMAQK; this is encoded by the coding sequence ATGAGTGAAGGATATAATTATCGTCAAGAGCTTGCCGTCGCAGAGACGGCTGCGCGCGCTGCCGGCACACTAATCATGGGCTTGTTCAAGGGCAAGTACGACGTCCAGGAGAAGTCGAAGAATAATCCCGTGACAACGGCCGACCTCGAAGCCAATCGGGTGATCCGCGAGACGATCCACAGAAATTATCCGGGCGACGGTTGGCTCTCCGAAGAAGACGCCGACAACACGCAACGGTTGAGCGCGTCGCGGGTGTGGGTGATCGATCCCATCGACGGCACGAAAGAGTTCATCGAAGGGGTGCCGCAATTCGCCGTCTCCATCGGTTTTGTTGTCGATGGCCGCGCCAAAGTGGCGGTGGTGTACAATCCGGCCAAGCAGCGCTTTTACAAAGCGTCGGCAGGACAGGGCGCGTATCTAAATAGTCAACCGATCCAAGTGACCACGCGCAGTGACGTCAACGGCGCAAAACTTTTAGTCAGCCGTTCCGAGCCGCAAAAAAAATTCCAAGTTTTCGTCGATCGCTGCGAGATCAAACCCGTTGGCAGCATCGCTTATCGTTTGGCCAAAGTCGCCGGCGGCGCCGGCGACGCGACGCTGACGTTTCGAAACATTCACGAATGGGACATCTGCGCCGGCGTGCTGATGGTCGAGGAGGCCGGCGGCAAAGTCGTCGACGGCGACGGCAACCCGATGTTGTTTAACCGCGAGACGCCTAAGCATCGCGGCGTGGTCGCTACCAGTAAAAATCTTTTGTCGGGTTTGCAGGGGCTCTGGGCCCAGGCGATGGCGCAGAAGTAA